In Sardina pilchardus chromosome 8, fSarPil1.1, whole genome shotgun sequence, the genomic window tctgctacatattTGTGGAGTAGAATAGAAGGACGCAtttccctgaaacacacaaacattcagatGAGAAGACATTTTTGCATTACAGTGCTATAGCATTTAAATATTTGTGGATGTTTCACATACCTCTCTCACAATATCTTTTGCTAGTATACGGGAGAGATCATTCAGGTCGTCAAGTTCTTCTTGCACACTTGGAATCTACACAAAAATAATCAAAAAAAATTTACAACAAAATACGGTGCAATAGATTCCCATAGTGCAATTCcccataaacagagagagatcacaCCTGGCTGTAGTTAGCCACTGTTTCCAGGTTGCTAGCATCTGGGACATTACAGGTTGGACAATTAATATTCTGAATTTGAGACTGGATGGCTTGCAGGCCTTGTTGAAGGTCTACATGGCGAGCCTGTAGgtcttttcttttaatttccATCTCCTCCAGGTTGGTTAGGGCCCCGCTGACATCTATGAATGTAGAACTTGCATTCATAAGGAACTATTTCACATATTGCTgagtcattttgtgtgtgtgtgtgtgtgtgtgtgtgtgtgtgtgtgtgtgtgtgtgtgtgtgtgtgtgtgtgtgtgtgtgtggatcgaCTGACACAGGATACATAATGACACACCTTGAATTGATACCGATAGTGCTGATAGAGCATCATGAACATCTCTGCTGAATATTGAGATGAGAGTTTCACCAATTACATTTCCCGCTTCTGTAAaacgaaaacaacaacaaaaaaagagccTCCAAATGTCAACTAACAGTGAACTCTAAAAAAACACCTGAGGGCTTAAATGTTCTGAGCCAGCATTAGTTTGCTCACCATTTAATACCTTTGTGATCTCTCTTTGGGGAATGGAAAATTCATCAATAGCTCTTTTCATAttctagaaaaaaaacagcataacaTGGGGTTAAATTATGACACTGAAATaattttcaaaatgaaaaacatacaTGGAAAACATACCTCTGGGATAACCTTGAACGTGTCATCAGCCTTTTTTAGATCAATCCTGAGCTGATGCAAGCTCGGTCTCATGTTTTCACGCACCTTGTTGTTCGTCGTGAAGGCCAGAATTACACCAGTCCTACAAAAGAGCTAAATGTAATACTATGATAGACAAATAAATGTCTACCTTTGGCTTAAGTTCAACTGAAgatatgagagggagagagagagagagagagagagagagagagagagaaagggagctaCTGTCCTCTTAAGCCAGCCCCCTCACTTTTGACATTGTTTATGTAATCTTAATGTAAAGTTGACTATTAATACCTGCATTTGGCAACAATTGCTTTATTCATGCCAATAGAGCAAAATGTAActtgagagaaagacagagagagagagagagagagagagagaatagtggaATTAACTGTTGAACCTGTCTTACAACAATAAAATGGCAATTATTGCGAGGCATGTTGCCACAGTGATGTCCATGTAGCGCCATGTTGAGGATGATGTTGTGGGATTATTTGGCGGATGCTTTTTCTGACGGAAATAGTTCCAAGCAAGCACTCCACCCCAAACTGCCGTTATGAGAACATAGAGGATGGCAAGTATGACACAGACCACATAACCTGCCTCATATTCCACAAGCTGTtcatataaaaaagaaaacaaacaaaacatgacTGAAAATGTCACTTAGCTAaattaaactaaactaaactaaacactATACATGCTGCATATCCAATAACTGGGAGTACCAATAAAATGGGATTACATTTCATCTAATGAATCTCTTTGGTAAATTGTTATCAAATTGTCATTATATCCCATTTCAGATATTGTATAAATTAGCATTAACAtttataaataatatatatttcctTATCATATACTTAAATTAAATTATAATCAAACTAATGATACTCACCGAAGACCTGTTCAGCTGTTCATTTCTTGAAACATTAATGGCAAGCTCTgtgttaattaaaaaaaaagctttcatTACATCCATGAAAAAAATAGTTTAAGTCAGGACAATTCAAAGAAAGGAGCAAAAATGGTCAAGAATTTACTTTTTGTAAAAGTTTGAGAATTAAGATCAATTTACATTAATATCTTTATAACAGGCTAGGCCATAAATGAAAAGTTCCTTGATATGAATTCTAATGAATAATCATGATTGCTTGATTCATTGTTTATGTGCACAAATTAGTAAGCGTAAAAATTAATTTGTGTATAGCCTGCAAGTTTTATATTTTCATGTAGTAATTTAGCTGATGCTgattcatccaaagtgacttacaaaaaaGGAACAATTAAGGCACAGTGCAACTAGAAGTTAGTACAGTATAAGGGGCAGgaacaaaaacatcaacataTAACTGAGGAAAAGGCACTTTCTATTTCAGTCAGTCAGCCATAGTAAACAAAAAGGGTGATATTTACCTAAGGGAAATTTGTTTGGCTGAACTGCCTCCAAAAAGAGCCTTGCAAAATTGTACAAAGGCTCCAGTGAACCTACAAACTTGTCAGCGTGCTGCTCTGGAATCTGAGTGAAGTTGACTTTAGATGGAAAATCTGTGTTGTTTGTGCAGTCCTCCATTGAGTCTATGCTGTTTAGCAAGGTCAGAAAAACCCAAACAGACGCACTTCCAAGGTGTGCCATGGTCCATTATAAGATGACCTGTTAATGAATTTTTAGCGCAAAAAATCCACATCACCCTTTTTTCCTCATCATGGTGTCATATTCACATGCCTATCACAACAATCATTATAACCATATTATAGACTATGTTATGTTATTAGTCTATGATATGGAATTAGTATGTCCATGAAAATCATTTTACCTTAGGCAAGAGAAAGTGTTTTCTGTGGTACACAATCCACCATTATCAGTCCATGCATAGCTTCTGTTTTATCATCTGAGGTGAGAGTGCGGACTGTTCCATTTCATTCTGTAGAAGCATACCTGAAAGGGGATGGGAACTAGTTTTACAGGCTAACGCTACAATAGGTTTTACCCCTAGACAGTCATAACAATTGCAATCTCAGTTTTTACCAGGACAGAGGTTGCATAGGCCTATGTCATTCCATTAGTCATCTAtaaaaagtaggcctatgtcagaACACTTCTAAAATATAATTTTCAGtgtctcctccatcctctccacaaATCATGCAAGGATCAAATGAACAGGCcaatttctttttccttttttttgcaaTCATTTGCATTGCATCATTAGGGCCTACCATCCTTCCAGAGGAGGTTATTTTCATCCACTTGGATTGAGATCTTTCTTTTAATTATAGTCACGTTTATTTACATGTCCAGGATATTCAATAACATCCAAGATGTGACTGTTGTAAGAAGACTTAAAACTTTGTGACTCCTTGGGCTCCGAGGCGTGGCTATGATGTGAGTTTTCATTGGTAAGCGGCAAAATAATTTTCCTTACCCAACGCCttgtgggtaatggtgtgttTTCTTATTGCAAGTGTTGTGTCCGCATGTCTGAGAATGAGACGAGGAACTACAGTTACAGTGTTGACGGAACGGGCCTCCCGAAACAAGGGAATCACAAATAATTTTTAAAGCGACATTAAGATCACTCAGATTCGAGGAAGCCATTGCCAGACAAAGGGTATGTCTTCTCCGTTTTGCTGTCATTGAAGTGCATATTGGACGTCTGTAGGTTATTTCCTCTTACGCCTCACGAAAACGAAATCTTGAGCTTTgtgcatgtagcctatgctTTGGGCCAGGTATTAGCTTGCTAGTTACCTTGTTGTATAATGTCAGTTTGCGGCTTTCGTTTACAGCCACCATGCTCTGTAATTGTATTTAGACAACGAACGCTGTGTCCCTTATTTAGTTTGTTAGTTACTGACAATACTCCGTTAACATGCATTGTGTTAAAACCACTGCACGGTAACAGCCAGTGAAAGGTAGCTAGCGGTTGAGGATATTCTCTGCTAACTTATTTTTTCAGCTGTTGAGTCTACCATATGTTTTTGCATGGCAGAAAATCATGCATACGCCTAAACATGGGAAATGATTCAGTCAATCGTTCAATAACTGTAATTGTGGGATGCTTTATTAGGTTCTAGTGGTGTGACTCATGGTTTGTGTATTAAGGTTGTGATTTCATTGTGCAAGTGGCACAGACCCTCCAGAAAATGTTCTTTTCTTTAGTGAATGTGTAATTAAAACTGGCGTGTTCAGTGGGAGATGGACCATTAGATAAAAACTGCCCACTGATATGAAATTAGATGTGGCTTTGATAGAGCCcggaagtctctctctctctctctctctctctctctctctctctctctatcatgtcTCCTGTAATTGTATCAAGAAACAATTTAGTTCAGtcagctttttttttcacaggagAAAACGTCCGCTCACTTCCTCTATCCATTTCCATGATGGACTGTTAGAACggatagggagggaggaagaacgTTGCTTACAAGGTCTGCTAGACTAGGATATCCTCTTTCTCTTTAAGGCTCGTTGAGGCTGAGATGATTTGTGTTTTCTGAAATTAAACATTTCTCAAGGATAACACAAACTCAAAACCTCTTGCTGACTagggggatgtttcttttcatgtAGATTAGCTAGGTATGAAAAGAAACTCGAGTTCAGGAAATGTTTTGTATACTGCTTTCTATTTGGGGTTACTCTCCTTCCTAACCATGTATTGGAATATGTCTGCAGTTGACCTAAAAGTCTTTAACCTAAAACATAGATAGAAAGCTAGTTAGATAGATGGATGATATTCGATACTATTATTCATCCCAAGGTAATTAAATATGTATAAGAAAATATCCATGTGCACTGCCTCTATTTGGACCCCAGGTGCTGGTAGTATGCACACATAGAGACTTCAAAAGTAAATATATTTTTAGATCGATTTTACAGATTGTTTATTGACCACAACGCTTCTATATCATATCATACTAGTGTGCTGTGATAGTTTTTACCGTTGAGGAATTAAACAAGTCTTAACCTAGCAAAAATAAATCTCATTTGGAGATTGGATTGCCACACTCACTCAAATGAGCCACAGCCACAAGCCTACTTAGAAGAACAATGACTTGCctattcacacactctcctatGCCTGCATATAGGCACAGCAACTCTCACATGAGTTCCTCTATCATCCAATCCTACTCAGAAGAGCCGGACGATGGAGTGGCAAATCAAGGAAAAGTAGCATTCTTCCCCGTTCCTTCCTCTCTCATGACGTCCCCCTTGTCCTTGTTTCCCCCAACCTCTAGCCTCCCTGCCTTGTCCCCCTCCCCTCGGCCTGCCCTTCTGCCACCCTCCAGTTCCCCCTTCCCTCATGCTGTGGATGAAGCAGCTCCACTGCCAGCCTGATGACTGCCTGGATCGTTCTGCCTGTCAGCTTGTCTGCCTTCTCCATCACTGGAATATGGATAGTGTGAgtgctttgaaaaaaaataaataaaaaataataatgaaaggtTGAAGTGCTCCATGTAATGGAATACTCCCCCAGCTTAACCCTGTAGAGCTAGATGCTGACTGCAGCCAAGGTCATTAGTTGCTTTGTGGTTTTCATTCAAAGCTAAATTTGGATCTGTTGTAGCGAGTGGGAAAGGCATATTGAATGAATACAAGTATAAAGCTGGCTAAACTTGAATAATTTAAttattctttctttccctgTGTCTGGACAGCTATGCTATGGCTGTCATGAACCACCATGTTTGTCCAGTAGAAAACTGGTAAGTGTAAATGTCCTTTTCCCTTACCTCAGCACAAAGGAGTGGAATGTTGCTTTTTATGATTGTCTTATCTTCAAAGTCTACTGTCCACTGTATTTTTTAAGGTCATACAATGTCACATGTACAGAGGAACCCTCTAAACCAGGCTTTCCAAAGACATGCTGCACCATTCAGGATATCCCCCTCATCAGGTAAAGAATATGTTATGGATTAGACACCTATCTCTTATAGTGCCTTTATTGTTTAGAACTGATTAGTCATTCTACATGACTTTGCACCTCTTTTTCCTCTTACTCATTATGCAACTTTACAGATTTGTAATATGTCTTCATTGTGGATGATCCCAGATCTGAAAGTATTTAGTAAAATATGTTGGTGAAGACTTACATTACATGTCACATCATTGATACTACTGCAACTTTATGATTTCATTAAATCTCTCTCATAAACCAAACATTAGGATAAAAAACATGAAACATTGTCCATGCCCAGTCTTCACCCTGTGGTGGAATAAATTGTATCGTAGAGATAACATTTTTCCTTATGTTATCTCTGAGATCTGATTGCCCTGGTTCTTGTCTTGTTTCTGTTCCTCTAGTAAATGTGGGTCCTTCCCTCCTGAAAGCTGTCTATTCAGCCTGATTGGCAACGTGGGAGCATTCATGGGTAAGGCTTAGTCTTCGTCAGCCCACAGAAACAAGACTTTTGCATCACCGAGGACAATGGGTGTGGACTTACAGGCCATTCTttgtatgtattatttattacacCGATGAGTAAAAGGACAAAACTTCTTGTTGAGACATTTGCAGATTCTGTGCTCAACAAAGCACACTTTGTCAAAGCTCATAGTTGCTTCAGGCAGATGATCTTTCTCCTTAGTTCCATGTCCCCACGCTTACTTCAGTGCATATGGAAAGTATTCACAGTGCTTCcctttttccacattttgttatgATTCAGACTCCTCTTAAAATTGTTTCAGTTCATTTTTCCCTCATCTATCTACACACAATATCATAAATGACTGAAATAGGCCACACCCATTGTTATGATGCTTGCAATTGAGCTCTCTTGAGATGCTTCTATGACTTGATTGGAGTCCACCTGTGCCTAAGTGAATACCGTGGACATTATTAGGAGAGGCACAACATATAAGTTGGTCAGACATGTAATCAAGGACCCAATGATCACTATGAGTGACATTCCAAGTTCCTTTttagaggatgagagaagcaTAAATAAGGACAAACATCAGCGCAGCACTCCATCAATCATCAGCCTTTTTGGTAGAGTGGACAGATGAAAGCAATTTTTTGCTGTGAGTTTCCCAAAAAGCACCTGAACGACTCAGAGCATGAGAACTAAAATCAACTGGTCTGATGAGACAAAGACTGAAGACTGACTGGCCACAATTCCCCTCAGTGTGGAAGAAACCATGCACTGAGCGGCACTGATGTTTGTCCTTCTTTATGTTATGCACTGTATTAACCTTGGCTCAACTGACTTTAAATTTCATTCGCCTtggactcttctcttctcttctcttctcctctcttctcttctcttctcttctcttctcttcttacCGTTGGTAGTGGTGATGGTGTGCCTTTTGCGCTATGCTCAGATGATTGAGCATGGCCACGGCTGCTGGATCAACACCGGCGGCCTGGTGGCTGGATTCGGCAACGCCGTTGGCTTAGTCATGGTGGGGAATTTCCAGGTCTGTCAGAGTCGCCTCCATTAATCAGAATACATTTCACTGAGCCCTAAAGTGCAGAAttgaaatgcttttgttgtaaATGTCCTACACAGTAACTACACAGTCTTGGTTTTTATGGTTTGATTAATTCATTATCACAATACTTTCATCACAGCCTATAAATATGTGTTAAACTCAGGGATGTCCCACTCTAGAATGTCGTCATGGCCAGTTATCATGAGTTATGTTTTTTATGTCTTACAACCTCTGCCATAATGATTGGTGTGTATTGATCGCTTGCACTTTCGCCATTCCCAAGAGCGGTTTAAATAGCCCTGTGATGCAGCACCCTGTAAAAAGTGAGGATTGCCCTCCAGTGCAAAAGCCTCTTTCAGTATTCGGTTGTGTTGACTCCTCGtcactgagaggagagagatgagatgcgtttaaatttggcaaacagtggctaacgttcgtggtgaaaatgttttctttgaacagttaaatttgaacgatttggtgctaacattccattctaatggtaattgcattgttaccttcgtcaaactcacgtcctgttccactgtatgttcgcggagcactacctcctcagacgTTCGCTGAAACCTTAAGGCTAatggaaaactgtttgcaaacgtacacaaaCGTTCACGTCATGTTTGCGAATTTGGAACACACCTATGGTGTCATCTCTGTTCGCCTTTGGATATCTCTGTATCTCTGCAAGAATGAAAGTATGAGAATGAGAATATGCTAAGAACTTAACGGTTTTCCCCCATGTACTGTACTTATTGTGTAAGTGTAACGTGTGTTTGTCAGGTGGACCATGCTAAGACTCTCCACTATGTGGGGGCTGGTGTGGCATTCCCAGCCGGAATGGTGTTCGTGTGCCTGCAGTGTCTGCTCACCTATCGGGTGGCCCTCACTGCCCTGGACTACTGGATGGCACATGTACGGGTTGGCCTGACTGTGGCCGCTCTGGTTTCACTCGTCCTCAGTATCCTTTCTTGCTTGGTACCTCGACCCGAAGGACTAGTACCGTCTGAGAGGACCATGAGGTGATGCTTACTACAGatatcttaaagggacacttcactgattagcattaagcttaagtcatgtttttgaatggtcctgcatcattccctcagtttgccttgagatgggagaaatacggatttcaatgaaacccgtgaataggacttcctgctttcgttgatgtaaaatgatgatttttacatctttgaaagcaggaagtccaacattgaaatccgtatttctcccatctcaaggcaaactgagggaaatgatgcacgaccaCTCAAAAaaatgactggttttctaaagatacaaagcttaatgctaaacGGTGAAGTGCCCCTTTAAATGTAGCACAACTCGCTGCTTATTGACGACTTTTAGTCATTTACGTGCCTCTTCCTCAGAGCTGCTTATAGAGCcatccagagccatagaaagtcgaaagagttgcgacactctttgatgttgccgccacacgatcaaaagttccaaaaaacctgtgctgaatggctgaattgcaggagggtgggctgtacttctggatgctggaaggtgtaatccattaactcattgactactgaccaagagattggctgtaaatagttccaaaagtcccataagaggaaatagcctggaaaaagcgctgccatttttatgggagtgtcgccactttgttttatctaccgctctagAGCGATCCATGTCTCGATGTCCACCTCACGCCACTTTGAGCAAAAGCCACCAAACAAGTAATTTCCCAGAAATAATTTCCTGAAGTGGGGCAGTCAACAGAATAAGCATGTCCTTTCACATACTGTGATAGTATCGGTCCAATGATTAGAATCGTAGCAAATCAGAACTAACTGGTGATCGGGAAGTATAGGGTGGCACATGTTTGAGCACTTTGTTTGTGGCTTACATGTTTTGCATAGCTGATAGCTCAGGCGTAGTGTTATGAATATACCTTGGCTTCCTCACAGAAATGTAATAGGCCAGGTGCCCTCCAGCAAGATTAGACAAATGCCCTTTGGCTTTGAAAGATAGATTAAAAATAGAACAGGAAATCTGATCCCTGCAGTCAGTTGGTGAACTGAAGTCAGTTTTAATAAGGGTTCTTATTGAGCATTTCTGGGCCATTCTGGGCATTTATCACAATAACTCCATTGTTTAGTAGCATCCATCTTCATTGCAGTTTCATATTGCTTTTATGTCTTTTGCTTGCAGTCACCCACAATGTGATCTAATGGTCACAAGGCACGATACATTCTTGGCTCTTGACCTCATGAAGCTCAATTGATGTCAATCAGTGAAAAACAGGTTAGGCTTCATGTCAGTTTCTCGCGCATCTTCGGTCACATGTTTTGTCTTACTAGGGCGATGGTTAAAGATGGGCAGCTCTGGGTTGAACTTGAGCTGTGGCTTGTTGCGTCTCTAGATGGATAACTGAGCGGTGAATTAAACATGAGCGTTAGCCAAAGCCCCGGAGAGCAGCTGTCTGCTCCCGCACGAGCATAAAAGATGGCCTGGCCCCGAACAAAGATCCCCTCGATTCTGCTGCGCAAGGTGAAATATGGAGTTTCCTGGAGTCCTTTTGCAGCATGTGCATGTTAGCTTCAGAAGCTGCATTCAGCAGCCTACTTATGTTTATTCAACTGAACAACACTTATGAAGAAAAGTAGAAGCGGTGTGATATatgttttggagatttttcttTGTGTATGTCACCAACATTATTGGTCAGTGTCATGTCCATGGATTAAAGCAatactaaagcacttttcctctgtttcaCGCACGCGATtggtttatacagtatatgctaatGGTCACTGCTTATCTGTATTGTACACAATGCTCTGGTATGGGTCTGTTGGTTCTGCCCTTAACCAGCTCCTGCAGGTGGTGCTTTCTTCATCCACGAGAGCTTTGTGCTGCAGCATGCAGCAGCCATCTGTGAGTGGGTCTTCACTGTGGACATCCTCGTCTTTTATGGCACCTTCACCTACGAGTTCGGCACCGTCACCAGCGAGACCATGATGGCCGGCCTGCAGCGCGGCTGCCACCAGAGCGCCAGCATGATCCTGGGCGGGAGCGAGCGGCTAGGGGGCCTCGGCAGCGGGAGCGCCAAGGGCCTCAAGTCCCCCGGGGGGAgcagcacctccacccacctgAACTGCACGCCAGAGAGCATCGCCATGCTGTAGGTCGTCGTCCCACCTTTGTCAACCCTGGTCACATGTCCGTCGGAACGTACGCCGCTCCTGTGGAGGTGACCGGTGCTTTTTAGATGAAATGGACCAGGAGGGAGAAAacgaggaagaaagagagggagggagggagggagggaggctgggGGAAAGATGATTGCTGCATAGGGATAGAGGGATGTTTGATGGCTGTGctaatttctgtgtgtgtgtgtgtgtgtgtgtatgtttgttgtaTTAACCCGTCCGGGTGTCCCTCAATCTCAAGCCTTTTAGGAAGTGCTCTTGAGAAGAATGTTCTACAGTACATAGACAAACTTGATTGCCAgaaatttacaaaaaaaaaatgttcacaATGCTAGATATTTCGCACATGATCGCTGTACGTTTACCTCAAATGTGAGGTAGAGAGAGCTTTGAGGCTCGGGCCCTTTCACGTTTTTTAACCCTTCAGCAGGGGAGTTTTGAATATTCTAACAGAACATTCTGTTCCGCAAACAGGTTCTAAAGGTTcatgttgaattcaatgaacccggATATTCTTTACAACATTCAATTTTCAACATTCCCGTCACACTGGTGTGACGGTACCGGCTTAAGGGTTTTAAGGCCCCTAGGTGGATCTGTTAGGAGTTGGACAGGTCTCTGTGGTTCAGGATGCTGGTTGTCCTCTCTCACTATGGCAAAGCTGATTACTTTTGCACACAACAAAATGAATACTGAGTTTCCTTTTGAGAATGTTCTTGTTTTGTGATCGAGGTAGAGTTAGAGATGATTTATTGAACGCCTCTAATTTTGTAATAGAGGTGGAGATTTTGAATTGTAATAGAAGTGCGTATGGGTTAAGATAAATCATGAGGACAGCATTGTTTTTTTCGCCACTCCACTAAATATAGCAAAGTATTGCTCCTGGTCATTGTAGAAAAGCACATTTTGTTGGtaatttgaatgtttttttgtttttaaggaCGATTGCATGTACATACTATTGGTcaaaagtaaaaagaaaaaacattttcacCTTTAACGCCATAACAAGTGCCGTTGTCTGAGATTAACAGTGACTTCAGCAAGCTTCTGAAACTGCAGCTGTTTTCCTATCACTGTGGTATGATTGGATACTACAATTCAATGTATTTTTTGAGGTCTCTTTGAATCATTATTATCACAGAGGGCATATTCTTGGCAATTTGTGCTGTTGTCATTTCTATACCGATATCTAGCTGCCATGTTGTATTCCTGCCTATTTGTGTTAGCAAGGATAGCACAGTGGTGCTGTAACTGTTACAGAGTACAGGAGCGTTctttactgcctttttgcttcaCTGGTTCATGTAGCAAATTGCATAGCCTACTCCTGGCAAACGTCATCTGAAGATGCCACTCTGAGTTGTCCACACTGAAACTGGCAAATGTCTCTGCTGATTGTTCTGGTCCCTAGGCTGGCTCCTGGGAAGCCTTATTTTAAACGCAACTTGTTTTAAGGTGCCATTTATGCTCGGATGACCTCTGTGTCCAGTCAGACTCTGTGTTcatgttcacttcctgtgtcggATACAAAACAACAGTACAGAAACCACCACTATGATCAGTTTAGCCATGCTACAGATCATCCTCTCAGGTCCTGTCTGCGTTGTCCTTAAGGCCATAATGCTTTTGCGTTTTGATGGTGGCGTCCCCTGGTGGGCACTGGTGTGAACTACAGGTCTGCCATCCACACTGCCACACTTGTTTTTACCAAATGCCATTTACCACAATGGGCGGAATCGTTCTGACGCTGAGGTCCTTGATAGAGCCAAAGCGCCACTGAATACAACCATCATCTGCCACAACATGTTGATTATCCTCTCTTGTGTACAATCACTGGACGGTTGGGAAACCACACCAGAAGCATTTACAATTACTTTTACATTAGCTACCTCTGATTGCTGGCTAGCGTGCTTTTCAGggggaagcgtgtgtgtgtttgtgtgtgtgtgtgtgtgtgtgtgtgtgtgtgtgtgtgtattggggtggggggtggtattTTACTCAGTAGTGTACAGAGGGAAAGATCAGGTTGTGCATGCATACACtatggatttgtttttgttgaccCTGGCCATAAACATTACTAGAGATTACTATATATGGCTAGgtggtctggtgtgtgtatgtgtaaggtaTTTGAGCTGTAGCCAGAGGGATAATCTTGTTTGAGACATTTTACAATGTTATTTACCAgcaaaaatatcaacatttaaAATCAGTTTAACAGAGGAAAGACCTATGTGATCACTACACATCTCCTCCAGGTTGCAATACAAGTGTCAAAAATGTTTGTTGACATCTCAATACTCATCTCCCTctacatttgtgtgtatatattttaatataggctCATGGAAATATATAATCTGTGTGCTGTTCACCTCCGTATGTAAGACACATATATAGAGTATTCCCTAAGCCTTACTTGTTTTTGTGTTGGAGTCATGTAAATGCAGCACTGCAAGATCATTAGAAAGTGCACCATAtttgtatacatgtatatgtcAGGGGTGCTTATAATTACTTTCAAACAGTTTCAGTggcttttcattattttttcacTGTAATGCACTCCCAACTGTTACTTTCCATCTTGAGCAGAATGAGGATAGGATGATGAATTGCTTTATAGTTAAC contains:
- the tmem150aa gene encoding transmembrane protein 150Aa, producing the protein MTAWIVLPVSLSAFSITGIWIVYAMAVMNHHVCPVENWSYNVTCTEEPSKPGFPKTCCTIQDIPLISKCGSFPPESCLFSLIGNVGAFMVVMVCLLRYAQMIEHGHGCWINTGGLVAGFGNAVGLVMVGNFQVDHAKTLHYVGAGVAFPAGMVFVCLQCLLTYRVALTALDYWMAHVRVGLTVAALVSLVLSGAFFIHESFVLQHAAAICEWVFTVDILVFYGTFTYEFGTVTSETMMAGLQRGCHQSASMILGGSERLGGLGSGSAKGLKSPGGSSTSTHLNCTPESIAML